In Lysinibacillus sp. FSL M8-0337, the following proteins share a genomic window:
- a CDS encoding glyceraldehyde-3-phosphate dehydrogenase: MTVSVAINGFGRIGRMVFRQAIVQEGLNIVAINASYPAETLAHLIKYDTNHGTFEGTVEPADDALIVNGKRVQIISERDPLKLPWATMGVDIVIEATGKFNDREKAAMHLEAGAKKVILTAPGKNEDVTIVLGVNDEKLDVEKHDVISNASCTTNCLAPVAKVLNDTFGIESGLMTTVHAYTNDQKNLDNPHKDLRRARGCAQSIIPTSTGAAKALKLVLPELEGKIHGMALRVPTPNVSLVDLVVDLNTDVTVDSVNAAFVKAATEGPMKGILNFSIEPLVSADYNTTTYSSTVDGLSTMVMGNRKVKVLAWYDNEWGYSARVVDLVKKVAKALETVNA, translated from the coding sequence ATGACAGTATCAGTTGCTATTAACGGTTTCGGACGTATCGGACGTATGGTTTTCCGCCAAGCGATCGTACAGGAAGGTTTAAATATTGTTGCAATTAACGCAAGCTACCCAGCGGAAACGTTAGCACATTTGATTAAGTATGACACAAATCACGGAACATTCGAAGGTACGGTTGAACCAGCAGACGATGCTTTAATTGTAAATGGTAAACGTGTCCAAATTATTAGCGAACGTGATCCATTAAAATTACCATGGGCTACAATGGGCGTGGATATTGTAATTGAAGCAACTGGTAAATTCAATGATCGTGAGAAAGCAGCAATGCACCTTGAAGCAGGCGCAAAGAAAGTAATCTTAACAGCACCAGGTAAAAACGAAGATGTTACGATTGTTTTAGGTGTAAATGATGAAAAGCTTGATGTTGAAAAACATGATGTTATTTCAAATGCTTCTTGTACAACAAACTGCTTAGCACCAGTTGCAAAAGTGTTAAATGATACATTTGGTATCGAAAGCGGTTTAATGACAACAGTTCACGCATATACAAATGACCAAAAAAACTTAGATAACCCACATAAAGATTTACGTCGTGCGCGAGGTTGTGCACAATCGATTATTCCAACATCTACAGGTGCTGCAAAAGCATTAAAATTAGTGTTACCAGAATTAGAAGGCAAAATTCACGGTATGGCACTTCGCGTTCCAACACCAAACGTATCACTAGTTGACCTTGTTGTAGATTTAAATACAGACGTGACAGTTGATTCGGTTAATGCTGCATTTGTCAAAGCAGCAACAGAAGGGCCAATGAAAGGCATTTTAAACTTCTCAATTGAGCCACTTGTATCTGCTGATTACAACACAACAACTTACTCATCTACAGTTGATGGACTTTCAACAATGGTGATGGGTAATCGTAAAGTAAAAGTACTTGCTTGGTACGACAATGAGTGGGGCTATTCTGCACGTGTTGTAGACCTAGTGAAAAAAGTTGCAAAAGCGCTAGAAACAGTTAACGCATAA
- a CDS encoding DnaD domain protein — MTLIHLYKELQPADTFDIRLPHALSTMERQLVTLFYQPLTGAEPISLYLTLWAEAEQMPKQQMNHYYLMNVLGLPIGKVFEARIALEAIGLLRTWKKEEAEQRSFLYELIRPLDADSFMKDPLLSMFLFSKIGEQAYRKLRQRFIQPVRGTAYKDVSRAFMDVFKPVNTNIPTDLQGGIDSKENAQKVYPFYFEQFDFELLQAGLSDQLVPANLLTLEVRETIAKLAFLYHLTALDMQKVVILALDDELGISQERLRKAAADFYKLTVSKEPPKLAKVYAPPVEEDAVQKTKDQELQHYLESTPPVQVLRDINNGKEPLQTSVQLAESLIVQHGMPVGVVNALLEYVMLSTDMKLPKKYVETIADHWVRKNIKTAKEAMELARQEHDKYTTWKNKPQVPAKNNNQYVKGRADNQRKEKVPEWFYKRNEQPDESASSSTMDFEKERQKILAMLGKSDK, encoded by the coding sequence ATGACGTTGATTCATTTGTATAAAGAATTGCAACCCGCAGATACTTTTGACATTCGTCTACCTCATGCGCTTTCCACGATGGAACGTCAATTAGTAACATTATTTTATCAACCTTTAACGGGTGCTGAGCCAATCAGTCTTTATTTAACACTATGGGCTGAAGCAGAGCAAATGCCTAAACAGCAAATGAATCATTATTATTTAATGAATGTGCTAGGACTACCAATCGGTAAAGTGTTCGAAGCACGCATCGCACTTGAAGCAATCGGTTTATTGCGAACTTGGAAAAAAGAAGAGGCAGAACAGCGAAGCTTTTTATACGAGCTTATACGCCCGCTTGATGCAGATAGCTTTATGAAAGATCCTTTATTATCAATGTTTTTGTTTAGTAAAATCGGAGAGCAGGCATATCGGAAGTTGCGCCAACGTTTTATTCAGCCAGTAAGGGGTACAGCATATAAAGATGTATCACGCGCCTTTATGGATGTTTTTAAACCGGTTAATACCAATATTCCTACCGATTTGCAGGGTGGCATAGATAGCAAAGAAAATGCACAAAAGGTTTATCCGTTTTATTTTGAGCAATTTGATTTTGAGTTGCTACAGGCAGGATTATCTGACCAGTTAGTACCCGCAAATTTACTTACGCTTGAAGTGCGTGAAACAATTGCCAAATTAGCATTCCTCTATCATTTAACGGCATTGGATATGCAAAAAGTTGTTATTTTAGCGCTTGATGATGAGTTGGGTATTTCACAAGAACGATTACGCAAAGCGGCAGCCGATTTTTATAAGCTTACTGTTTCAAAAGAGCCACCAAAGCTTGCCAAAGTATACGCGCCACCGGTTGAGGAAGATGCTGTTCAAAAAACAAAAGATCAGGAGTTGCAACATTATTTAGAGTCAACACCTCCTGTCCAAGTGTTGCGAGATATTAATAACGGCAAAGAGCCATTACAAACATCTGTACAATTAGCTGAGAGCTTAATCGTTCAGCATGGGATGCCAGTAGGCGTGGTCAATGCACTGCTTGAATATGTCATGCTATCTACGGATATGAAGCTTCCTAAAAAGTATGTGGAAACCATTGCCGATCATTGGGTACGAAAAAACATTAAGACGGCAAAGGAAGCAATGGAGCTTGCACGTCAAGAACATGATAAATATACAACGTGGAAAAATAAACCACAGGTGCCGGCTAAAAATAATAATCAGTATGTCAAAGGGCGAGCGGATAATCAGCGTAAGGAAAAAGTACCTGAATGGTTTTATAAACGCAATGAGCAACCAGACGAGAGTGCTTCTTCAAGTACGATGGATTTTGAAAAAGAGCGCCAAAAAATATTAGCAATGCTTGGAAAAAGCGATAAGTAA
- a CDS encoding CidA/LrgA family holin-like protein, translating to MKIVKSFVQIGYLYIILFIGNSIARLLHLPIPGSIIGLVLLFLMLQFRLIKLEWIELGAGLLLSELLLFFIPSAIGIIDYDALFGIQGVKVILVISVSAFVVMLVTGYTAQWLERKKGDPA from the coding sequence ATGAAAATCGTCAAAAGTTTCGTGCAAATTGGCTATCTTTATATAATATTATTTATTGGAAATAGCATTGCTCGTTTACTTCACTTGCCGATTCCCGGTAGTATAATTGGACTTGTTTTATTATTTTTAATGTTACAGTTTCGTCTTATTAAGTTAGAATGGATTGAGTTAGGCGCAGGGTTATTACTTAGTGAATTGTTATTGTTTTTCATACCTTCCGCGATAGGTATCATTGATTATGATGCATTATTTGGTATACAAGGTGTGAAAGTAATACTTGTTATTTCAGTCAGTGCATTTGTAGTAATGTTAGTGACGGGTTATACTGCGCAGTGGTTAGAGAGAAAGAAAGGTGATCCTGCATGA
- the polA gene encoding DNA polymerase I produces the protein MTKEKLLLLDGNSLAYRAFFALPLLTNDSGIHTNAVYGFTTMLQRILEEEQPTKMLVAFDAGKTTFRHDTFTEYKGGRQKTPPELSEQFPYIRKLIDAYGIKRYELDMYEADDIIGTLAKEAAGQDMEVIIVSGDRDLTQLATDKVTVYITKKGITEIEKNTPAFIEEKYGLTPLQIIDMKGLMGDASDNIPGVPGVGEKTAVKLLKEHGSVEALYGAMDTLKASKMKEKLVANEEQALMSKKLATIFTEAPIDLTLNDLAYGGPNEEELISVWQELGFKSLLDKSNFTVEEHQQAPFAFDIVQEVKPEHLKDVMAIHVELEDEHYHTCQQLGIALTDGTATIYVPFEVASTSDLLRRWLEDATKIKYITDTKAAQAALKRVGIRLAGVEFDLLLASYINNPALSGDDVATLAKDLGYREVQANEAVYGKGAKRAIPASDVLAEHVSRKAFAVWTLQPKLEALLKENEQFELYKNLELPLASILSEMESEGITVNRATLETMGQELSNKLVVIEQEIYAEAGEAFNINSPKQLGVILFDKLGLPVIKKTKTGYSTAADVLEKLKPEHAIIEHILLYRQLGKLQSTYIEGLLKEIHKEDGKVHTRFQQALTSTGRLSSTDPNLQNIPIRLEEGRKIRQAFVPSQEDWILFSADYSQIELRVLAHMSEDKNLVEAFREGMDVHTRTAMDVFHVTAEEVDSNMRRAAKAVNFGIVYGISDYGLSQNLDITRKEAAIFIEKYFASFPGVKNYMEEIVQDAKFNGFVTTLLNRRRYLPDITSSNFNLRSFAERTAMNTPIQGSAADIIKKAMIDMDARLKKENMQAKLLLQVHDELIFEAPREEIAMLEKIVPEVMENAIELIVPLKVDFNYGATWYEAK, from the coding sequence ATGACTAAGGAAAAATTGCTATTACTAGACGGTAATAGTTTAGCTTACCGCGCTTTTTTTGCATTGCCACTGCTAACAAATGATAGCGGTATTCATACCAACGCAGTGTACGGCTTTACAACGATGTTGCAACGAATTTTGGAGGAAGAACAACCGACGAAGATGCTCGTTGCTTTCGATGCAGGTAAAACGACATTTCGTCACGATACATTTACGGAATATAAAGGTGGCCGTCAAAAAACGCCACCAGAACTTTCAGAGCAGTTTCCTTATATTCGCAAACTGATTGATGCTTATGGAATTAAACGCTATGAACTTGATATGTACGAAGCGGACGATATTATTGGCACATTGGCAAAAGAAGCAGCAGGACAAGATATGGAAGTAATTATCGTGTCAGGAGACCGTGACCTTACCCAGCTCGCAACGGACAAGGTAACAGTGTACATTACGAAAAAAGGCATTACAGAAATCGAAAAAAACACACCTGCATTTATCGAAGAAAAGTATGGCTTAACACCTCTTCAAATTATAGATATGAAAGGTCTAATGGGGGATGCCTCTGATAATATTCCTGGAGTACCCGGTGTTGGCGAAAAAACGGCTGTTAAATTGTTAAAAGAGCATGGCTCAGTTGAGGCACTGTATGGAGCGATGGATACGTTAAAGGCTTCCAAGATGAAAGAAAAGCTTGTTGCCAATGAAGAGCAGGCATTAATGAGTAAAAAGCTTGCTACAATTTTTACTGAAGCACCGATTGATTTAACGTTAAATGACCTTGCTTATGGTGGACCAAATGAAGAAGAACTAATAAGTGTGTGGCAGGAGCTCGGCTTCAAATCACTATTAGATAAAAGTAATTTTACTGTGGAAGAACACCAACAGGCACCATTTGCTTTTGACATTGTACAAGAAGTGAAGCCAGAGCACTTAAAGGACGTTATGGCGATACATGTAGAGTTAGAAGATGAGCATTATCATACTTGTCAGCAACTAGGTATTGCTTTAACGGATGGCACAGCGACGATTTATGTGCCATTTGAAGTGGCTTCTACATCAGATTTGCTACGTCGGTGGTTAGAAGACGCTACGAAGATTAAATATATAACAGATACGAAGGCAGCACAGGCGGCTTTAAAGCGTGTGGGTATTCGTTTAGCAGGGGTGGAGTTTGACCTATTGCTTGCATCCTATATTAATAACCCTGCACTTAGCGGTGATGATGTGGCAACACTTGCAAAAGATTTAGGCTATCGAGAAGTGCAAGCAAATGAGGCGGTCTATGGAAAAGGAGCAAAACGTGCTATACCGGCAAGTGATGTACTAGCTGAACATGTTAGTCGTAAAGCGTTTGCTGTGTGGACATTACAACCTAAACTAGAGGCATTGTTAAAGGAAAATGAACAGTTTGAACTGTATAAAAACTTAGAACTACCACTTGCGTCGATTTTAAGTGAAATGGAAAGTGAAGGGATTACAGTAAATCGTGCCACACTTGAAACGATGGGGCAGGAGCTAAGTAATAAATTAGTAGTGATTGAGCAGGAAATTTATGCGGAAGCGGGCGAAGCATTCAATATAAATTCACCGAAGCAATTAGGTGTTATCCTTTTTGACAAGCTTGGTTTACCAGTGATTAAAAAAACGAAAACAGGTTATTCCACAGCAGCAGATGTGTTGGAAAAATTAAAGCCAGAGCATGCCATTATCGAGCATATTTTACTGTACCGTCAGCTTGGCAAGTTACAATCAACGTATATTGAAGGCTTGCTAAAAGAAATTCATAAAGAGGACGGAAAAGTACACACACGCTTCCAACAGGCATTAACGTCAACAGGTCGCCTAAGCTCAACGGATCCTAACCTACAGAATATTCCAATTCGTTTAGAGGAAGGGCGAAAAATTCGTCAGGCATTTGTGCCATCACAAGAAGATTGGATTCTTTTCTCTGCAGATTACTCTCAAATTGAGTTGCGTGTACTTGCTCATATGTCAGAGGATAAAAACTTAGTGGAAGCTTTCCGTGAAGGCATGGATGTTCATACACGTACCGCGATGGATGTTTTCCATGTAACCGCAGAAGAAGTTGATAGCAACATGCGTAGAGCTGCCAAGGCAGTTAACTTTGGTATCGTTTATGGCATTAGTGATTATGGTTTATCACAAAATTTAGATATCACACGTAAGGAAGCAGCCATTTTTATTGAGAAATATTTTGCCAGCTTCCCTGGTGTAAAAAACTATATGGAGGAGATTGTCCAAGACGCAAAATTTAATGGTTTTGTCACAACGTTATTGAATCGTCGTCGCTATTTACCAGATATCACGAGTTCGAATTTCAATCTACGAAGCTTTGCAGAGCGCACAGCGATGAATACGCCGATTCAAGGAAGTGCGGCAGATATTATTAAAAAAGCAATGATTGATATGGATGCTCGCTTGAAAAAGGAAAACATGCAAGCAAAACTTCTTTTACAGGTGCACGATGAATTAATTTTTGAAGCTCCTAGAGAAGAAATTGCCATGCTCGAAAAAATTGTACCAGAGGTTATGGAAAATGCCATTGAGTTGATTGTTCCATTGAAAGTGGACTTCAACTATGGGGCAACTTGGTACGAAGCAAAGTAA
- a CDS encoding protease modulator HflC, protein MDQKNKDLEKFLNFLSGKSKNTAPSDGDNVIKMSKKGPLNPKKYISLVVTLTVVFAIAIILFANVYIVKESEYAVVRQFGEVVKFERNPGLKMKVPFIQSVTTLPKNQMTYNISEEEINTKDKKRIIIDNYAVWRITDPKALISNAGTLTKAESRMEEFIYSVIRTELGQLKYDEIINDENSSRGSLNDRVTARVNELLLNDKYGIEVVDVRIRRTDLPAENEQSVFTRMVSERQSTAQLYLSEGDADKRRIEAQTDREVQEMLATANKEAALIQAEGEAEAAKIYNSSFSKDPEFYSLYRTLESYKKTVGEDTVIILPSTSPYAKVLSGYIE, encoded by the coding sequence ATGGACCAGAAAAATAAAGATCTTGAAAAATTTCTAAATTTTTTATCAGGGAAATCAAAAAATACTGCTCCAAGTGATGGAGACAATGTTATCAAGATGTCAAAAAAGGGCCCGTTGAATCCTAAAAAATACATTTCTCTTGTTGTCACATTAACTGTTGTATTTGCTATTGCCATTATTCTTTTTGCTAATGTATATATCGTAAAAGAATCTGAATATGCTGTTGTTCGACAATTTGGGGAAGTAGTAAAATTTGAACGGAATCCAGGGCTTAAAATGAAAGTACCATTTATTCAAAGTGTAACAACGCTACCGAAAAATCAAATGACCTATAATATTTCAGAGGAAGAGATTAATACAAAGGACAAAAAACGTATCATTATTGATAATTATGCAGTATGGCGCATTACAGACCCAAAAGCATTAATCTCCAATGCGGGTACGCTGACAAAGGCGGAATCTAGAATGGAGGAGTTTATTTATTCTGTCATTCGAACAGAGCTTGGTCAACTTAAATACGATGAAATCATTAATGATGAAAATTCCTCACGAGGTAGTTTAAATGATCGTGTAACAGCACGTGTGAATGAATTATTGCTAAACGATAAATACGGAATTGAAGTAGTAGATGTACGTATCCGTCGAACGGATTTGCCAGCAGAAAATGAGCAATCTGTATTTACGCGTATGGTTTCAGAACGACAATCAACTGCACAACTATATTTATCAGAAGGTGATGCGGATAAACGCCGTATCGAAGCACAAACAGATAGAGAAGTGCAAGAAATGCTAGCAACAGCCAATAAAGAAGCAGCATTGATACAAGCAGAAGGAGAAGCGGAGGCAGCGAAAATTTACAATAGCTCCTTCTCTAAAGACCCCGAATTTTATTCGCTCTACCGTACGTTAGAATCGTACAAGAAAACCGTTGGTGAGGATACGGTGATTATCTTGCCGTCTACTTCACCGTATGCAAAAGTGTTATCAGGCTATATAGAGTAA
- the hflK gene encoding FtsH protease activity modulator HflK, with the protein MSVKRTLMMVGLGIFGIVALIAVFTSWYTVDESEQAVVITFGRADETVTNPGLHFKLPWPVQSVEILSRETFSLQFGYKQNKEGELEAYDVETKMITGDEYIVLTDLVVQWKITDPSKYLFNAQNPEEILHSATSSAIRSIIGSSTIDAALTDGKADIEAKTRELLVSLIEKYDIGIGVLGVKLQDVELPNAEVRAAFTAVTDARETKNTKTNEAQKYKNQRISEANGEKDAIISKANGAKTARIEQAYGDVAVFNKMYEQYKGNQQITRERLILETLENVLPKAQIYIMNDDGSTMKYLPLQALQPTAQQEPKEQQTPTDKKEGSGN; encoded by the coding sequence ATGAGTGTGAAAAGGACACTAATGATGGTAGGGCTTGGGATTTTCGGCATTGTAGCACTAATTGCTGTATTTACTTCATGGTACACAGTCGATGAATCGGAGCAAGCAGTTGTCATCACGTTTGGCCGTGCTGATGAAACGGTAACAAATCCAGGTTTACATTTTAAATTGCCTTGGCCTGTACAATCCGTTGAGATTTTGTCGAGAGAAACATTTAGTTTACAGTTTGGCTATAAGCAAAATAAAGAAGGCGAATTGGAAGCATATGATGTTGAAACGAAAATGATTACAGGTGATGAATATATTGTTCTAACAGATCTTGTAGTGCAATGGAAAATTACAGATCCTAGCAAGTACTTATTTAATGCACAAAATCCAGAAGAAATATTACATAGCGCTACATCAAGCGCCATTCGGTCAATTATTGGTAGTTCAACAATTGATGCTGCGTTAACAGATGGAAAAGCGGATATTGAAGCAAAAACGAGAGAATTGCTTGTTTCACTGATAGAAAAATATGATATTGGTATCGGTGTTCTAGGTGTCAAATTGCAGGATGTTGAACTACCAAATGCAGAGGTACGTGCAGCATTTACAGCGGTAACAGATGCACGTGAGACAAAAAATACAAAAACCAATGAAGCGCAAAAATATAAAAACCAACGCATTAGTGAAGCGAATGGTGAAAAAGATGCCATCATTTCAAAAGCAAATGGTGCAAAAACAGCACGTATTGAACAAGCTTATGGTGATGTAGCAGTGTTCAATAAAATGTATGAACAATATAAGGGCAATCAACAAATAACACGAGAACGTTTAATTTTAGAAACGCTCGAAAATGTTCTTCCAAAGGCACAAATTTATATTATGAATGATGATGGTAGTACGATGAAGTATTTGCCATTACAAGCATTACAACCAACAGCACAACAGGAGCCAAAAGAGCAACAGACACCAACAGACAAAAAAGAAGGGAGCGGTAATTAA
- a CDS encoding LrgB family protein yields MNIVIAVISLLGTIAIFYACKALYQKYSKEWLTPILISPLVIILLLLVTGTSYESYNAGADILSNLLGPATVAFAVPIYKNFDLLKKHAFEIVLSIAIGSAVAIASSFIIALVVGLNDELVHSLVPRSVTTPIAMDISNMIGGSPTLTAVFVMTTGILASLLAPIVMRICRFQKPSARGLMLGMGAHGTGTSKAFELGELEGTFASLAMIVAALISIVLSATFFPVLEHFVMNILLPSW; encoded by the coding sequence ATGAACATAGTGATTGCTGTCATCAGTTTATTAGGGACCATAGCGATTTTTTATGCTTGCAAAGCGCTCTATCAAAAGTATAGTAAAGAATGGCTTACGCCAATTTTGATTAGCCCGTTAGTTATTATTTTATTGTTGCTAGTAACTGGTACATCCTATGAATCTTATAATGCAGGGGCTGATATTTTATCGAATTTATTAGGGCCTGCAACCGTTGCATTTGCTGTACCGATTTATAAAAATTTTGATCTATTAAAAAAACATGCATTTGAAATTGTCCTTAGCATTGCAATCGGGTCAGCCGTTGCAATCGCTTCTTCCTTTATTATAGCGTTAGTAGTTGGGCTAAATGATGAGCTTGTTCATAGTTTAGTGCCACGTTCTGTCACAACGCCTATTGCGATGGATATTTCCAATATGATAGGTGGTTCACCTACGCTTACTGCTGTTTTTGTTATGACAACGGGTATTTTAGCTAGTCTGCTTGCACCAATCGTGATGCGGATATGTCGTTTCCAAAAGCCATCTGCAAGAGGGTTGATGCTTGGCATGGGCGCGCATGGAACGGGTACGTCAAAAGCATTTGAATTAGGGGAACTAGAAGGTACTTTTGCTAGTTTAGCGATGATTGTAGCTGCCCTAATAAGCATTGTGTTGTCAGCTACATTTTTCCCAGTGTTAGAACATTTCGTTATGAATATCCTGTTACCTTCATGGTGA
- the nrdR gene encoding transcriptional regulator NrdR, which translates to MRCPSCQFNGTRVVDSRPVDDNKEIRRRRECESCGFRFTTFEKIEETPLVVVKKEGSREEFSREKVLRGLIRACEKRPVALDVLEGLVLSIEKDLRRIGNAEVRSEDVGEMVMDRLAKIDEVAYVRFASVYRQFKDINVFIEEIKEIIQRQTEQKS; encoded by the coding sequence ATGAGATGTCCTTCTTGCCAATTTAACGGAACACGCGTAGTGGATTCCAGGCCAGTAGATGATAATAAAGAAATTCGTAGACGTCGTGAATGTGAGTCGTGTGGCTTTCGTTTTACAACGTTTGAAAAAATTGAAGAAACACCGTTAGTCGTTGTGAAAAAAGAAGGCTCACGGGAAGAGTTTAGCCGCGAGAAGGTACTGCGCGGTCTTATTCGTGCTTGTGAAAAACGTCCGGTTGCTTTAGATGTTTTAGAGGGACTTGTACTATCTATTGAAAAAGACCTTCGCCGTATTGGGAACGCTGAAGTACGTTCAGAGGATGTTGGAGAAATGGTGATGGATCGTTTGGCAAAAATTGATGAGGTGGCCTATGTTCGTTTTGCCTCGGTTTATCGTCAGTTTAAGGATATCAATGTATTTATTGAGGAAATAAAAGAAATTATTCAACGTCAAACAGAGCAAAAATCTTAG
- the coaE gene encoding dephospho-CoA kinase (Dephospho-CoA kinase (CoaE) performs the final step in coenzyme A biosynthesis.): MIIGLTGSIASGKSTVAKMMTALGLPIVDADVVARDVVEPGTETLALIVQNFGADILLEDGNLNRPKLGDIIFHEPAKRKILNDIMHPAIRQEMLRQRDAYIDAGQKHVVMDIPLLFESKLEHFVERILVVSVSEEVQLRRLMERNQLSKEDALARMHSQLPMSVKEKSAHAVIYNNENLQQTEEQLKKILTHWGVL; this comes from the coding sequence ATGATTATCGGACTAACAGGAAGTATTGCAAGTGGTAAAAGTACAGTCGCCAAAATGATGACAGCGCTTGGTTTACCGATTGTCGATGCAGATGTTGTAGCGCGTGATGTTGTGGAACCAGGAACGGAGACGTTGGCACTTATTGTCCAAAATTTCGGTGCAGACATTTTACTTGAAGATGGCAATTTAAATCGTCCAAAGCTTGGTGATATTATTTTTCACGAGCCAGCGAAACGCAAAATTTTAAATGATATTATGCACCCTGCTATTCGTCAGGAAATGTTACGCCAACGCGATGCATATATAGATGCTGGACAAAAGCATGTTGTGATGGATATTCCATTACTGTTTGAAAGTAAATTGGAGCATTTTGTAGAGCGAATACTTGTTGTTTCAGTTAGTGAAGAGGTGCAGCTTCGACGATTAATGGAGCGCAATCAATTATCAAAGGAAGATGCGCTAGCTCGTATGCATTCACAGTTACCCATGTCTGTGAAAGAAAAAAGTGCACATGCGGTGATTTACAACAATGAAAATTTACAACAAACAGAAGAGCAGTTAAAGAAAATTCTGACGCATTGGGGCGTACTTTAG
- the mutM gene encoding bifunctional DNA-formamidopyrimidine glycosylase/DNA-(apurinic or apyrimidinic site) lyase produces MPELPEVEGVVQALKPEVEGRTIKQVQLSEIIRFSYDEGKQCIVKQAEPDAFEMALSQMTITKIERRAKYIFFHLMKEDVSYVLVSHLGMTGAWFIVNTPDEINEEKFKKHIHATFQMADGGYLIYSDIRRFGELRFLTKIEDHAPLTKMAPEPFDETACDYFIAKSMLPKYEKKAVKEVIMDGQVISGCGNIYATEALFAQKIHPARKMNRISEKRKRALFEAIVDVLRQSIDAGGSTISDYRNINGEAGSMQNRLQMYGKKLCPVCGTGTSQMTIGGRTSVYCPNCQH; encoded by the coding sequence ATGCCTGAATTACCAGAGGTAGAAGGTGTCGTGCAGGCATTAAAGCCGGAAGTTGAAGGTCGCACAATTAAACAGGTTCAACTGTCAGAAATTATCCGTTTTTCTTATGATGAAGGAAAGCAATGTATTGTCAAGCAAGCTGAGCCTGATGCATTTGAGATGGCATTATCTCAGATGACGATTACGAAGATTGAGCGCCGTGCAAAATATATATTTTTTCATTTGATGAAAGAAGACGTGTCCTATGTATTGGTCAGTCATTTAGGCATGACAGGTGCATGGTTTATCGTTAACACGCCCGATGAAATCAATGAGGAAAAATTTAAAAAACATATTCATGCAACGTTTCAAATGGCAGATGGTGGCTATTTAATTTATTCAGATATTCGCCGTTTTGGTGAGTTGCGATTTTTAACGAAAATTGAAGATCATGCGCCACTGACAAAAATGGCACCTGAACCGTTTGATGAGACAGCATGTGATTATTTTATAGCCAAATCCATGTTACCGAAATACGAGAAAAAAGCTGTTAAAGAAGTGATTATGGACGGACAAGTGATTTCGGGCTGTGGCAATATATATGCGACAGAAGCATTATTTGCACAAAAAATTCATCCTGCCCGCAAAATGAACCGCATAAGTGAAAAACGAAAACGTGCACTTTTTGAGGCAATTGTTGACGTCCTGCGCCAGAGCATTGATGCGGGAGGTTCAACGATTTCGGATTATCGTAATATTAATGGCGAGGCAGGGAGCATGCAAAACCGATTACAAATGTACGGTAAGAAGCTATGCCCAGTGTGTGGAACAGGGACGAGTCAAATGACAATTGGTGGACGTACATCCGTGTATTGTCCTAATTGTCAACATTAA